Proteins encoded by one window of Arachis ipaensis cultivar K30076 chromosome B04, Araip1.1, whole genome shotgun sequence:
- the LOC107637960 gene encoding uncharacterized protein LOC107637960 isoform X1, with translation MLQVLSRGGEAVQMTTDHEPNTERGSIENRGGFVSNMPEKRNFFWNRMDHMLQESQFTRGVRERLLRLGSNPMSSCNSYLQKVPAIVHGNLKLFESHAILVYLASAFTGIADH, from the exons atgttgcAAGTTCTGTCAAGGGGAGGGGAGGCTGTACAGATGACTACTGACCATGAACCTAATACTGAGCGGGGCAGCATTGAGAACAGAGGTGGCTTTGTCTCAAACATGCCAG AAAAAAGAAACTTCTTTTGGAATAGAATGGACCACATGTTGCAAGAATCTCAGTTTACGAG GGGTGTGAGAGAGAGGTTGTTGAGACTGGGAAGCAATCCGATGAGTTCTTGCAATAGTTATCTGCAGAAAGTTCCGGCTATTGTTCATGGAAACTTGAAGCTCTTCGAGAG cCATGCAATCCTAGTATATCTTGCTTCTGCTTTTACTGGAATTGCTGACCACTGA
- the LOC107637960 gene encoding uncharacterized protein LOC107637960 isoform X2, translating into MNLILSGAALRTEVALSQTCQDSVSSLRLIFSFPEKRNFFWNRMDHMLQESQFTRGVRERLLRLGSNPMSSCNSYLQKVPAIVHGNLKLFESHAILVYLASAFTGIADH; encoded by the exons ATGAACCTAATACTGAGCGGGGCAGCATTGAGAACAGAGGTGGCTTTGTCTCAAACATGCCAG GACAGTGTTTCTTCTCTGAGACTGATATTCTCTTTCCCAGAAAAAAGAAACTTCTTTTGGAATAGAATGGACCACATGTTGCAAGAATCTCAGTTTACGAG GGGTGTGAGAGAGAGGTTGTTGAGACTGGGAAGCAATCCGATGAGTTCTTGCAATAGTTATCTGCAGAAAGTTCCGGCTATTGTTCATGGAAACTTGAAGCTCTTCGAGAG cCATGCAATCCTAGTATATCTTGCTTCTGCTTTTACTGGAATTGCTGACCACTGA